The following are encoded together in the Flavobacterium haoranii genome:
- a CDS encoding PaaI family thioesterase yields the protein MFDKDAFLKLCAKLSENTLMETLEIEFIDAGEDFLTAKMPVNPRVHQPMGLLHGGASVALAESVGSAASIMFINPEVTEVRGIEISANHLKSKREGTVYATAKVIHKGKSIHLWEIRIVDEQGALISLCKLTNMVLPRRR from the coding sequence ATGTTTGATAAAGATGCTTTTTTGAAGCTTTGTGCAAAGCTTTCTGAGAATACATTAATGGAAACATTAGAAATTGAATTTATAGATGCTGGTGAAGATTTTCTAACGGCAAAAATGCCTGTAAATCCTAGAGTACATCAACCAATGGGGCTTTTACATGGTGGTGCTAGTGTTGCTTTAGCAGAAAGTGTTGGTAGTGCCGCATCAATTATGTTTATAAACCCTGAAGTTACTGAAGTGAGAGGTATAGAAATTAGTGCCAATCATTTGAAAAGTAAAAGAGAAGGAACTGTTTATGCTACTGCAAAAGTTATTCATAAAGGAAAAAGTATTCATTTGTGGGAAATTAGAATTGTTGACGAACAAGGAGCTTTAATTTCGCTTTGTAAGTTAACGAATATGGTATTACCAAGAAGAAGATAA
- the purL gene encoding phosphoribosylformylglycinamidine synthase, with product MIHFFGNQSNVVYAVQSQNELSTEDINKLNWLFNSQLDNIYTKINTKEASLDAFFVGPRAAMVTPWSTNAVEITQNMGISGIIRIEEFQKVDSAFTDFDPMLSQKYSELNQEIYTINIQPEPILEIEDIDAYNQQEGLALSAEEVEYLHNLSNKIGRKLTDSEIFAFSQANSEHCRHKIFNGTFVIDGEEKPTSLFKLIKKTSETHPNDIVSAYKDNVAFVKGPKATQFAPKSADKPDFYQEKEFDSVLSLKAETHNFPTTVEPFNGAATGSGGEIRDRLAGGQGSLPLAGTAVYMTSYSRLEETRPWEKGMEERKWLYQTPMDILIKASNGASDFGNKFGQPLITGSVLTFEHEEEARKLGFDKVIMLAGGVGYGKLDQAIKHEPKEGDKIVILGGENYRIGMGGAAVSSADTGAFGSGIELNAIQRSNPEMQKRAANAIRGLVESDNNPIVSIHDHGAGGHLNCLSELVEATGGLIDLDKLPVGDPTLSAKEIIGNESQERMGLVIGEKDIDTLQRIAERERSPMYTVGDVTNDHRFTFVTRNEKYFLPKDERVLDFQNSNNTEEKSKTTGAKPMDYALEDFFGSSPKTIMNDKNVARNYANPDYSISEIPNYLNQVLQLEAVACKDWLTNKVDRCVGGRVAKQQCAGPLQLPLNNVGVMALDFKGKEGIATTIGHSPVSAIVDPVAGSKNSIGEALSNLVWAPLKDGLQSVSLSANWMWACKNEGEDARLYDAVQGCSEFAIELGINIPTGKDSLSMKQKYPNDEVIAPGTVIISAIGNCSNITKVVEPVLKRNGGNIYYINLSQDSFKLGGSSFYQILNKVGSEVPTVKNADYFKKAFNTLQDLIKERKIKAGHDIGSGGLITTLLEMSFAEVGVGANYDLSVLGESDSAKALFNENIAVVFQADAEVEAVFKANGIEIFNIGSVVEGDFVSIKNGNDNFNFSVTETRDTWYKTSYLLDTKQSRNGMAEARYANYKNQPLEFTFPANFDGTLRQAQGDVAPIGSRPKAAIIREKGSNSEREMANAMYLAGFDVKDVHMTDLISGRETLEDIQFIGAVGGFSNSDVLGSAKGWAGAFLYNEKANTALKNFFKREDTLSVGICNGCQLLMELELINPEHEVHGKMHHNTSNKHESGFTSVKIQKNNSVMLSSLEGLTLGVWISHGEGKFKLPYAEDKYNIVAKYAYEGYPANPNGSDFNTAMMCDTTGRHLVMMPHIERSTFPWNWANYPERGQKDEVSPWLEAFVNARKWIENQK from the coding sequence ATGATTCATTTCTTCGGAAACCAATCCAATGTAGTTTATGCGGTACAATCGCAAAACGAATTATCGACTGAAGATATCAACAAATTAAACTGGTTATTCAACTCGCAACTAGACAACATTTACACGAAAATAAATACTAAAGAGGCATCGCTTGATGCTTTTTTTGTTGGACCTCGTGCCGCAATGGTTACACCTTGGAGTACCAATGCTGTTGAAATAACTCAAAATATGGGGATTTCTGGAATTATTCGAATTGAAGAATTCCAAAAAGTGGATAGTGCTTTTACTGATTTCGATCCGATGTTATCACAAAAGTATTCTGAACTAAATCAAGAAATTTATACAATCAATATTCAACCAGAACCAATTTTAGAAATTGAAGATATTGATGCTTATAACCAACAAGAAGGTTTAGCACTTAGTGCTGAAGAAGTTGAATACTTACATAACTTATCAAACAAAATTGGAAGAAAATTAACAGATTCTGAAATCTTTGCTTTCTCACAAGCGAATTCAGAACACTGTCGTCACAAAATTTTCAACGGAACGTTTGTTATTGATGGTGAAGAAAAACCAACTTCCTTATTCAAATTAATCAAGAAAACATCGGAGACGCATCCAAACGATATTGTTTCGGCTTATAAAGATAACGTAGCTTTTGTAAAAGGTCCGAAAGCTACACAATTTGCTCCAAAAAGCGCTGACAAACCCGATTTTTATCAAGAAAAAGAGTTTGACTCGGTTTTATCATTAAAAGCGGAAACACACAACTTCCCTACTACGGTTGAGCCTTTCAATGGTGCTGCAACAGGTTCTGGTGGTGAAATTCGTGACCGTTTAGCTGGTGGACAAGGTTCGTTGCCATTAGCGGGAACTGCTGTTTACATGACTTCATACTCAAGACTTGAAGAAACTCGTCCTTGGGAAAAAGGCATGGAAGAAAGAAAATGGTTGTACCAAACACCAATGGATATCTTAATCAAAGCTTCGAATGGTGCTTCTGATTTCGGCAACAAATTTGGGCAACCGTTAATTACAGGTTCTGTTTTAACTTTCGAACATGAAGAAGAAGCTCGCAAATTAGGTTTCGATAAAGTAATCATGTTAGCAGGTGGTGTTGGATATGGAAAATTAGATCAAGCGATAAAACACGAACCTAAAGAAGGCGATAAAATCGTTATTCTAGGTGGTGAAAATTATAGAATTGGTATGGGTGGAGCTGCGGTTTCATCTGCAGATACTGGAGCTTTTGGTTCTGGAATTGAATTAAATGCGATTCAACGTTCGAATCCTGAAATGCAAAAACGTGCTGCTAATGCTATTCGTGGTTTAGTGGAAAGTGATAACAATCCTATTGTTTCAATTCACGATCACGGTGCAGGTGGACACTTAAACTGTTTATCTGAATTAGTGGAAGCTACTGGAGGTTTAATCGATTTAGACAAATTACCAGTTGGTGACCCAACGCTTTCGGCTAAAGAAATTATTGGTAACGAATCGCAAGAAAGAATGGGATTGGTTATTGGTGAAAAAGATATCGATACCTTACAAAGGATAGCTGAAAGAGAGCGTTCTCCAATGTACACTGTTGGTGATGTTACTAACGACCATAGATTTACATTTGTAACCCGCAATGAAAAATATTTTTTACCAAAAGACGAGCGGGTTCTTGACTTCCAAAATTCAAATAATACTGAGGAAAAATCGAAAACTACTGGGGCAAAACCAATGGATTATGCTTTAGAAGATTTCTTCGGAAGTTCTCCAAAAACCATTATGAACGACAAAAATGTAGCTCGTAATTATGCAAATCCTGATTATTCGATTTCAGAAATTCCAAATTACTTAAACCAAGTTTTACAGTTAGAAGCGGTTGCTTGTAAAGATTGGTTAACGAATAAAGTAGACCGTTGTGTGGGTGGTCGCGTTGCAAAACAACAATGTGCTGGACCGTTACAATTGCCTTTAAATAACGTAGGTGTAATGGCATTAGACTTCAAAGGAAAAGAAGGAATTGCTACGACTATCGGACACTCACCTGTATCAGCTATTGTTGATCCAGTTGCGGGTTCTAAAAATTCAATTGGTGAAGCCTTATCGAACTTAGTTTGGGCACCATTAAAAGATGGTTTACAATCGGTTTCGTTATCAGCAAACTGGATGTGGGCTTGTAAAAATGAAGGTGAAGATGCTCGTTTATACGATGCAGTTCAAGGTTGTTCGGAATTTGCTATTGAATTAGGAATCAATATTCCAACTGGAAAAGATTCGTTATCCATGAAACAAAAATATCCAAACGATGAAGTAATTGCTCCGGGAACGGTTATTATTTCAGCTATTGGAAATTGTTCAAATATTACAAAAGTAGTAGAGCCAGTTTTAAAAAGAAATGGTGGTAATATCTACTACATAAACTTATCACAAGATTCTTTTAAATTAGGTGGAAGTTCATTCTATCAAATTTTAAATAAAGTGGGTTCTGAAGTTCCAACCGTTAAAAATGCTGATTATTTCAAAAAAGCGTTCAATACGTTACAAGATTTAATCAAAGAAAGAAAAATTAAGGCTGGACACGATATTGGAAGTGGTGGTTTAATCACAACTTTATTAGAAATGTCTTTTGCTGAAGTTGGTGTAGGTGCCAACTACGATTTATCTGTTTTAGGAGAATCGGATTCTGCAAAAGCGTTATTTAATGAAAATATTGCTGTTGTTTTCCAAGCAGATGCTGAAGTTGAAGCCGTTTTCAAAGCAAACGGAATTGAAATATTCAATATTGGTTCGGTTGTAGAAGGTGATTTCGTTTCTATAAAAAATGGAAATGACAACTTCAATTTCTCAGTTACTGAAACGAGAGATACTTGGTACAAAACATCGTATTTATTAGATACAAAACAATCTCGTAATGGTATGGCAGAAGCGCGTTATGCGAACTATAAAAACCAACCATTAGAATTTACTTTCCCTGCTAACTTTGATGGTACCCTTCGACAAGCTCAGGGTGACGTTGCTCCTATTGGTTCTAGACCAAAAGCAGCTATTATTCGTGAAAAAGGAAGTAATTCGGAACGCGAAATGGCAAATGCTATGTATTTAGCTGGATTTGATGTAAAAGACGTTCACATGACGGATTTAATTTCAGGTCGTGAAACATTAGAAGATATTCAGTTTATTGGTGCTGTTGGTGGATTCTCTAACTCTGACGTTTTAGGTTCTGCTAAAGGTTGGGCTGGTGCTTTCTTATACAATGAAAAAGCCAATACTGCATTGAAAAACTTCTTCAAAAGAGAAGATACACTTTCTGTTGGAATTTGTAATGGATGTCAGTTACTAATGGAATTAGAATTGATAAATCCAGAGCATGAAGTTCATGGAAAAATGCACCACAATACTTCAAATAAACACGAAAGCGGATTTACTTCAGTAAAAATTCAAAAGAATAATTCTGTAATGCTATCTTCTTTAGAAGGATTAACGTTAGGCGTTTGGATTTCACATGGAGAAGGTAAATTCAAATTACCTTATGCTGAAGATAAATATAACATTGTAGCAAAATATGCTTATGAAGGTTATCCTGCAAATCCTAATGGTTCTGATTTCAATACAGCTATGATGTGTGATACAACAGGAAGACATTTAGTAATGATGCCACATATTGAACGTTCAACTTTCCCTTGGAACTGGGCAAATTATCCAGAACGCGGACAAAAAGACGAAGTTTCACCATGGTTAGAAGCATTTGTAAATGCCAGAAAATGGATTGAAAATCAAAAATAA
- a CDS encoding dual specificity protein phosphatase family protein: protein MVKKILIAVLVAGAIFGGKYVYDMHINHNFETITEGKVYKSGVIPPDELEAYIKENNIKSVVDLRFPGTGDLENNPEVPEELIAEKEAIAKIPGVNYYNNGSDQVPKKHNLDYFFKIMDDSTNYPVLIHCYHGVGRAEMYSAIYRIEYEGMDRDEARTSTRFLTKWSSFDLGKPKGDFLHSYISRKDSVK, encoded by the coding sequence ATGGTAAAAAAAATTTTAATAGCAGTACTAGTTGCAGGAGCTATTTTCGGGGGAAAATATGTGTATGATATGCATATTAACCACAATTTTGAAACAATTACAGAAGGAAAAGTTTATAAATCGGGAGTTATTCCTCCAGACGAGTTAGAAGCTTACATCAAAGAAAATAACATTAAAAGTGTTGTTGATTTACGTTTTCCTGGAACTGGAGATTTAGAAAACAATCCTGAAGTTCCTGAAGAATTGATCGCAGAAAAGGAAGCAATTGCTAAAATTCCTGGTGTTAATTACTATAATAACGGTTCTGATCAAGTACCAAAGAAACACAATTTAGATTACTTCTTCAAGATTATGGATGATTCTACCAATTATCCTGTTTTAATTCATTGTTATCACGGAGTAGGTAGAGCAGAAATGTATTCAGCAATTTACAGAATAGAATATGAAGGAATGGATAGAGATGAAGCGCGTACTTCAACTCGTTTCTTAACAAAATGGTCTTCATTTGATTTAGGAAAACCAAAAGGAGATTTTCTTCATTCGTATATTTCAAGAAAAGATTCTGTGAAATAA
- a CDS encoding AMP-dependent synthetase/ligase, whose amino-acid sequence MNKITRIFDFPYYQLENYNLKDAFVSKVDGIWVKTSTSEYIEKANAISKALLHLGLKKGSKIALISSNNRTEWNIMDIGISQIGAVSIPIYPTVSAEEFDYIFNHSEAELCILSDEILFEKINAIRSQLPFVKEIYSFDVVKGCKNWNELLELGNSLNNLDQVEEAKNKVDTKDLVTIIYTSGTTGKPKGVMLSHENLVSDTLGSFKRVPLKFGDSRAMSFLPICHVFERVLTYIYQYSGISIYYAESIDKIAENIKEVKPNVMTVVPRLLEKVYDKIIERGSELSGIKRALFFWSVKIGEQYQPYGANGWFYSLKLAIANKLVLSKWKEGLGGNLEIIVSGSAPLQHRLIKIFTASKITVMEGYGLTETSPVIAVNDMRNGGFKIGTVGKPLDNIEVKIAEDGEILCKGPIVMMGYYKDEEKTASIIKDGFFHTEDIGELDAEGFLKITDRKKEMFKTSGGKYVAPQVLENDFKQSRFIEQIMVIGEGQKMPAAFIQLDFQFVKQWAEKKHLNIGNTNEEIINNPQVRERVQHVLDSINPKFGKWEQIKRFELTPEVWSIEGGELTPTLKVKRKQILSKYKDLYDKIYN is encoded by the coding sequence ATGAATAAAATTACTAGGATTTTTGATTTTCCTTACTATCAATTAGAAAACTACAATCTTAAAGATGCTTTTGTTTCCAAAGTAGATGGAATTTGGGTAAAAACATCAACATCAGAATATATAGAAAAAGCAAATGCTATTTCAAAAGCATTATTACATCTTGGATTAAAAAAAGGAAGCAAAATTGCCCTAATTTCTTCTAATAATAGAACAGAATGGAACATTATGGATATCGGAATTTCTCAAATTGGTGCTGTTTCTATTCCAATTTATCCAACAGTTTCTGCTGAAGAATTTGATTATATTTTTAACCATTCTGAAGCCGAACTTTGTATTCTTTCAGATGAAATTTTATTCGAAAAAATTAATGCAATTAGAAGTCAACTTCCTTTTGTAAAAGAAATTTATTCTTTTGATGTTGTTAAAGGTTGTAAAAATTGGAACGAATTATTAGAATTAGGAAACTCTTTAAATAATTTAGACCAAGTTGAAGAAGCAAAAAATAAGGTTGACACAAAAGATTTGGTAACCATTATTTACACTTCAGGAACAACAGGAAAACCAAAAGGTGTAATGCTTTCTCATGAAAACTTAGTAAGTGATACATTGGGTTCGTTTAAAAGAGTTCCACTTAAATTTGGTGATAGTAGAGCAATGAGCTTCTTGCCTATTTGCCACGTTTTCGAAAGAGTATTAACTTACATCTATCAATATTCAGGAATTTCAATTTATTATGCCGAGTCTATCGATAAAATTGCCGAGAATATTAAAGAAGTAAAGCCAAATGTAATGACCGTTGTACCAAGACTTTTAGAAAAAGTTTACGATAAAATTATAGAAAGAGGTTCTGAACTTTCAGGAATAAAAAGAGCACTTTTCTTTTGGTCAGTTAAAATTGGTGAACAATATCAACCTTATGGTGCTAATGGTTGGTTTTATAGTTTAAAATTAGCAATTGCAAACAAATTAGTTTTAAGCAAATGGAAAGAAGGTCTTGGTGGAAATCTTGAAATTATTGTTTCCGGAAGTGCTCCTTTACAACACCGATTAATAAAAATATTTACAGCGAGTAAAATTACAGTTATGGAAGGTTACGGTTTAACTGAAACTTCACCTGTAATAGCTGTTAACGACATGAGAAATGGCGGATTCAAAATAGGAACTGTTGGTAAACCTTTAGATAATATTGAAGTTAAAATAGCTGAAGATGGTGAAATTCTTTGTAAAGGACCAATTGTAATGATGGGCTATTATAAAGATGAAGAAAAAACAGCAAGTATTATTAAAGATGGCTTTTTTCATACAGAAGATATTGGCGAACTAGATGCTGAAGGCTTTTTAAAAATTACAGATCGTAAAAAGGAAATGTTCAAAACATCGGGTGGCAAATATGTGGCACCTCAAGTCTTAGAAAACGACTTTAAACAATCGCGTTTTATAGAACAAATTATGGTAATTGGTGAAGGTCAAAAAATGCCAGCCGCTTTTATTCAGTTAGATTTTCAATTTGTAAAACAATGGGCAGAAAAAAAGCATTTAAACATTGGAAATACAAACGAAGAAATAATTAATAATCCTCAAGTTAGAGAACGTGTTCAACATGTTTTAGATTCTATTAATCCGAAATTTGGAAAATGGGAACAAATAAAAAGATTTGAATTAACTCCTGAAGTCTGGTCAATTGAAGGCGGCGAACTAACTCCTACTTTAAAAGTAAAAAGAAAACAGATATTAAGTAAGTATAAAGACTTGTACGATAAGATTTACAATTAG